Part of the Bacillota bacterium genome, GGTTATAGTGTTATCCGATGACTTAAACGTATGGTTAAATTTATGTAATATTATTATATAATTGGATAAAATTACTAACGCAGCCACTATTAATGGATAAGAATAAAATTTTCATGCTTCAGCTCTGGCACCCTTAGCATACTGTTGACATTGCATTTGATGTCATATAAAATAAAGATATAAAGATGGGTGATATATTTGTCAAAGAAGCAAAAGCTGTTAGAAAAAATAAAGAATAATCCTCAAAAGATTAGATTTGAAGAAGTGGATAAACTTTTATTATCTATTGGTTTTAATAAAAGGCAACCACGTGGTGGATCTAGCCATTTTACATATACACTAAATGATATAATAATAACAATACCATATAATAAACCATATGTGAAAATTAAGTATATTAAGGATGTTATTGAACTATTGGAGAAGCTTGATTATTAAGGAGTTGACTATAATGTTTAGTTTAGAAGAATACAAAAAAATGGAATATCCAACTAAGATAGAGAAACTGCCTCCTGAAGATGGAGGAGGATATTTTATAACATATCCTGATTTACCGGGTTGTTCAAGTGATGGAGAAACTATTGAAGAAGCTATTCAAATGGGTGAGGACGCAAGAATATGTTGGATTGAAACCGCATATGAACAAGGGAAAGAAATACCTTTGCCCTTTTCGCATATTGATAATTATAAAGGTAGAATAACTATAAGAGTTCCGAAAACCATGCATAAGGAGCTTATTGAAGAAGCAAATGAAGAAGGAATAAGTTTAAATCAATATCTTATATATCTACTAAGTAAGAGTATGAAATCAGGACATGAAATTAATTTATCTAATAAAAGAGAACTATAGGGGTTGCCATCCATGGCGACCTCTGGCTCCGTGGGGCATGGGCCATCAGTTAACAATAAGGGTATATTCCGCAGTTGCTCAAAAAAAGAGCTTCACCCTGGAATTTATGGATGAGCATGTTGACCTATAGGTATGAAGCACATGGAGAAAAAATCATAGAAGAAAAGAAAAATGAAGCTATACAATAGATAATGAAGTTAGATAATGAAGTATCGTAACTTGTATGAGCTTCAAAACCTGCCAAAACTTAAAAAGTGGGTTATTGTATTTGTGGCAGACAAATGCGTTATTAATGCCGCCTAAAAATAATACTGTCATCCTTGGCCGATTTTTATCCGGTAACGAATTTAGGTGGAACTGTAACTGAGGGGAGTTTGACTGACGTGGATACATTAGTTATCTTACTCGCCTTAGGATTATTTCATCATGCTTGGATACTTCTTTCTCAATATTCTCAAGCTTATTATATATATGAGAATAACCTTCTAATGAAGCTTTGATATCAGGTTTGATTTCGTTCTCAATAGTTACTTGAATTTTAGCAATATCATTATGCACCTTTTTAAACTCCTCATCAATCTTTTTAAACTTCTCATCAACCTTTTTAAACTCCTCATCAACCTTTTTGAACCCCTCTTGCATCTCGCTATACATTTTAGTCATAAACTCAAATAATTTTTCATTTTCCAAGTTTATCATCCTTTCTTATTTACTATCCCATTTTTTTAGTATTCCTAATGGTTCAAAGTATATTACATATGTCTTTTATATGCTTTCTTAGTATATTCAAGCTTCCTTACATTAAGGATACTATTGCTTGAGATAATTGTCAATTAGATAATACACTTTTACACTTTTCATATTTATCCGTTATATCTCTTGCTATTTTACGAGGTTTGAGTAATATATAACATGACTTTTGCATGAAGTTGAAAAATGATGAACTTTGAAAACCGAAAGTAATAATATATAAAGTAATAATATATCAAAAATATATCAAAATATATTGAAAATTGGTACTATTATAATTTGACCAATTATGATATTATTTATAATGATAGTTGATGATAGTTGGCTCCAGAGGAAAACTTGTATATTTCAGCAAGGAGTTCTAGATAAAGGAAT contains:
- a CDS encoding toxin HicA: MSKKQKLLEKIKNNPQKIRFEEVDKLLLSIGFNKRQPRGGSSHFTYTLNDIIITIPYNKPYVKIKYIKDVIELLEKLDY
- a CDS encoding type II toxin-antitoxin system HicB family antitoxin is translated as MFSLEEYKKMEYPTKIEKLPPEDGGGYFITYPDLPGCSSDGETIEEAIQMGEDARICWIETAYEQGKEIPLPFSHIDNYKGRITIRVPKTMHKELIEEANEEGISLNQYLIYLLSKSMKSGHEINLSNKREL